One Brachybacterium aquaticum genomic region harbors:
- a CDS encoding HNH endonuclease signature motif containing protein: protein MGGFDERGKGAGGDEESASADDAAPTPDHPALPAHLEQVREAAVEDGIRLAARYRALAPSYRDLEDEETDEDEAEAELIAVALAVRRTRTVALTLVHDAHRAVTQLPATLARLERGEFPSAWFERILRRTVDLTRAQLAWVDQAVSRWSTDVTTEQFHTRLSTLLTRLLSRKDLPPHLTPEGRRRVEMLPTGDDGVGCLRVIGPVPEILALARRLDEAARAVQAAQRHALAAGEEPPLDPRGTVAETAMQAPLALIQYDLLMAAALDTDGVAVPAPRFRINATIPVLTLLGASDEPGMLEGMIPLPASMARELAGGSDVWYRVLTDPCSGAYLPLPAERYTPSRGMLEHLRLRNATCAVPGCTRPISWASEADHIEEYDHGHPERGGLTEIENLHLLCWQHHRAKTAGHLDPVRLPRTAHLPGRTAWSAGDMVDVVVADDTDLATPVMVEVLQESWQRWLADREARRRAREEHRHPPEPPF, encoded by the coding sequence ATGGGCGGGTTCGACGAGCGTGGGAAGGGTGCGGGCGGCGACGAGGAGTCGGCGTCGGCCGACGATGCTGCACCCACCCCCGACCACCCCGCCCTGCCCGCGCACCTCGAGCAGGTGCGGGAGGCCGCCGTCGAGGACGGCATCCGCCTCGCCGCCCGGTACCGCGCGCTCGCCCCGTCCTACCGTGACCTCGAGGACGAGGAGACCGACGAGGACGAGGCGGAGGCGGAGCTGATCGCCGTGGCCCTCGCCGTGCGGCGCACCCGCACCGTCGCCCTGACCCTGGTCCATGACGCGCACCGCGCGGTCACCCAGCTCCCCGCCACTCTCGCGCGCCTCGAGCGCGGCGAGTTCCCCTCGGCATGGTTCGAGCGGATCCTGCGCCGCACCGTCGACCTCACCCGCGCCCAGCTCGCCTGGGTGGACCAGGCCGTCTCCCGCTGGTCCACCGACGTCACCACCGAGCAGTTCCACACCCGCCTCTCGACGCTCCTGACCCGCCTGCTCTCCCGCAAGGACCTGCCCCCGCACCTCACCCCGGAGGGCAGGCGCCGGGTGGAGATGCTCCCCACCGGGGACGACGGTGTGGGGTGCCTGCGGGTCATCGGCCCCGTGCCGGAGATCCTCGCTCTCGCCCGGCGCCTCGACGAGGCGGCGCGCGCCGTGCAGGCCGCCCAGCGCCACGCCCTCGCCGCCGGGGAGGAGCCGCCGCTGGACCCCCGCGGCACCGTCGCCGAGACCGCGATGCAGGCCCCGCTGGCCCTGATCCAGTACGACCTGCTGATGGCGGCGGCGCTGGACACCGACGGGGTCGCCGTGCCCGCGCCGCGCTTCCGGATCAACGCCACCATCCCCGTGCTCACCCTGCTCGGCGCCTCGGACGAGCCGGGCATGCTCGAGGGCATGATCCCGCTGCCTGCGAGCATGGCGCGCGAGCTCGCCGGCGGCAGCGACGTCTGGTACCGGGTCCTCACCGATCCCTGCTCCGGCGCGTACCTGCCGCTGCCGGCCGAGCGCTACACCCCCAGCCGCGGCATGCTCGAGCACCTCCGCCTGCGCAACGCCACCTGCGCCGTGCCCGGCTGCACCCGCCCCATCTCCTGGGCCTCCGAGGCCGACCACATCGAGGAGTACGACCACGGCCACCCCGAGCGCGGCGGGCTCACCGAGATCGAGAACCTCCACCTGCTGTGCTGGCAGCACCACCGCGCGAAGACCGCCGGGCACCTGGACCCCGTCCGCCTGCCCCGCACCGCGCACCTGCCGGGGCGGACCGCCTGGTCGGCAGGGGACATGGTCGATGTGGTCGTCGCCGACGACACCGACCTGGCCACTCCCGTCATGGTCGAGGTGCTCCAGGAGTCCTGGCAGCGCTGGCTCGCCGACCGCGAGGCCCGGCGCCGCGCCCGCGAGGAGCACCGCCACCCACCCGAACCGCCGTTCTGA